The Aeromicrobium tamlense nucleotide sequence GGGAGTGACCGCGGTGCAGGTGCGCGAGAAGGAGGCGCCGGCCGCCGACTTCCTCGCCACCGTCGTCGCCGTGTCGGAGGTCCTGCCGGAGCACGTCGCCCTGATCGTCAACGACCGCGTCGACGTGTTCCTCGCCGCCCGGGCCCGCGGCGCCCGGGTCACGGGCGTGCACCTGGGGCAGGCGGACCTGCCGTCCGCGGTGGTTCGCGAGCTCGTCGGCCCCGAGGCGCTGATCGGCCTGAGCGCCGCCACGCCTGCGGAGCTGACCGCCGCCGAACTGGATCCCGGCCGGGTCGGCTACGTGGGGATCGGGGTGCTGCGGGCGACGACGACCAAGCCGGACGCGCCGCCGCCGCTCGGTATCGAGGGATTCGAGCGGCTCGCGCGGAGCACCTCCCTGCCCGCCGTCGCGATCGGCGGCATCACGAGCGCGGACCTGCCGGCACTGCGCGCCGCGGGTGCGGCCGGAGCAGCCGTCGCCTCGTCGATCTGCGGTGCGGCAGACCCTCGCGCGGCTGCGCGCGAGCACGCTGACGCGTGGGGTCTGGCGTGAGCGCCCCGGTCCAGGTGCCGCGGGTGCTCTCCATCGCCGGCACCGACCCGACGGGCGGCGCGGGCGTCCAGGCCGACCTCAAGAGCATCGCGGCCCAGGGCGGCTACGGCATGGCCGTGGTCACCGCGCTGGTCGCGCAGAACACGCACGGCGTGCGGTCGGTGCACGTGCCGCCGGTCGCCTTCCTCGCCGAGCAGCTGGACGCGGTGAGCGACGACGTCGAGATCGACGCGGTGAAGATCGGGATGCTGGCCGGCCGCGAGGTCATGGAGACCGTGAGCGCGTGGCTCGACCGCGCACGACCGCCGGTGGTCGTGCTCGACCCCGTGATGGTCGCGACGAGCGGTGATCGGCTGCTCGACGCGGACGCCGAGGAGGCACTGCGGGGCCTGCTGCCGCGGGTCGACCTCATCACGCCCAACGTGCCCGAGCTGGCGGTCTTCGCCGAGGAGGCTCCCGCGACCTCGTGGGGCGAGGTGCTGGCGCAGGCCTCCCGCGTCTCGGCGGCGTACGGGGTGCGGGTGCTGGCGAAGGGCGGCCACCTCGACGGCGAGTCCGTCCCGGACGCCCTGGTCGACGGGAGTCGCGTCGTCGAGTTCACCGGGGCCCGGATCACGACCACGTCCACCCACGGCACGGGATGCTCGCTCTCGTCCGCCGTCGCGACGATCGTCGCGCGCACCGGCTCGTGGGAGCAGGCGACGGCCGACGCCAAGCGCTGGCTGGCCGAGAGCATCGCCCACGGCGAGGATCTGCGCGTCGGCTCGGGCCATGGCCCGGTCAGCCACTTCGCCGGGCTGTGGGCCCGCGGAGGCCTCACGACCCGGCTCACCGCGGCCGAGGTGGAGCGCGACTGGTGGGACGCCGTGGCGGACGTCCGGGCGGCGATCGACGATCTGGGCTTCGTGCGGGGACTGGGGGACGGGACGCTGTCGAAGGAGGCGTTCGGCTGGTACTTGGCGCAGGACGCGCTGTACCTGCGGGACTACGCGCGGGTGCTGGCGGAGGCGAGCCGGCTGGCGCCGACGCTGGGGGAGCAGGCGTTCTGGGCGTCCGGCGCCCACGGCGCCCTCGTCACCGAGCTGGCCCTGCACACGGACTGGCTGGGTGGCGTGGAGCCGGCGGCGCCGAGCGCCACGACCACGGCGTACCTCGACCACCTGCTGGCCACCGCCGCGCGGGGCGACCACCGTGTGCTCGCGGCGGCGGTGCTGCCCTGCTACTGGATTTACGCCGACCTCGGCGAGCGCCTCCGCGGGCTCGCGACCGACGGGCACCCCTACCGCGACTGGCTGCTCACGTACGGGGATCCCGCGTTCGAGTCCGCGACCGAGCAGGCGATCGTCGTCGTCACCCGGCTCGCCGCCGAGGCCGACGACGCCACCCGGGACGCGATGTGGCGGGCGTTCCGCGCCTCGTGCGAGCACGAGCTGGCCTTCTTCGCTGCTCCGCCGGACGGAACGGTCTAGCCGCCTCGTCGCGCGAGGAAGACGTCGTGCTCCGCGCACGACTCGGGCACGGTGACGCCTGCGATCGAGAGCGGTCCGGGCGGCACCGTGTCCGACGAGTGCTCGAGGACCATCCCGCCCGGCACCTCGACCCGGTCGCCGAGCGAGAGCTCGCCGAGGTGCGGGATGTCGATCGTGAGCGGGTCCTCGTCGACGACGTCGGTGCCGACGGGCCAGATCACGACGATGCCGTCCGCGCCGAGACACCCGCCGACCAGCTCGAGGGTGCCGCCGCCCAGCGCGTCGGCGCCGGAGCTCGACCGCTCGCCGACGAGCACCGTCGCGTCGCCGGCGGTGATCTCCTTGCCGCCGCAGCCCGCGAGGGCGAGAGCGATGAGGAGGGCGGGCAGGGTGCGCATGCCTGAACCCTGCCCGTTCGCCGTGCAGACGGTCGACGTTTCGCCGAACTCCGCGCCGGACCCATCCGACGACGCCTCGGTTCCGAATGACTCGCATGGATGCACCGGAGAACACCCGGGTCGCTGTCATCGGTTCCGGGATCTCCGGGCTGAGCGCGGCCTGGTTCGCCACCCAGGCGGGCGCCCGCGTGGTGCTCTACGAGGCCGACGACCGCCTGGGAGGACACGCCGACACGCATGTGGTCGCCGAGGGCAGCCGCGAGCTGGCGATCGACACGGGCTTCATCGTCCACAACCGCCACACGTACCCGGTCCTGTGCCGTCTGTTCGACGAGCTCGGCGTGCAGACGCAGCCGTCGGAGATGTCCCTGTCGGTGCACGACGTGGCGACCGGACTGGAGTGGGCGGGTGCCAAGGGACGGCGCGGGCTGTTCCCCGAGCCGCGTCGCGTGCTCGACGTCGGGCACTGGCGGATGCTCGCCGAGATCCCGCGCTTCCACCGGGCAGCCCGCCGCCTGCTGGCGTCGCCGCCCGAGGCGGGCGACCCGACCCTCGACGAGTTCCTGGACCGGCACCGGTTCAGCGACCGGCTCCGTCGGCACTTCATCCGCGCGCTCGTGGCGGCGGTCTGGTCCTGCGATCCCGAGATCGCGGGGCGGTACCCGGCGCGTCACCTGTTCGCGTTCCTCGCGAACCACGGCATGCTCGCGGTGTTCGGCAGCCCGCGGTGGCGGACGGTCGTCGGCGGGTCCCACGACTACGTGCGACGGATCGCCAAGGAGCTCCCGGACATCCGGGTCTCGACCCCGGTGACGGGCATCGAGGAGGACGTCGACGGCGTGACCGTGCTCGACGCCGGCGGAGGCCGGGAGCGCTTCGACCGCGTCGTCGTCGCCACCCATCCCCGCCAGGCGCTCGCGATGCTCTCCGCGCCGACGCCGGCACAGCGCGAGGTCCTGGCCGCGATGCCGTACTCGCCGAACCCGGCCCTGCTGCACACCGACGAGAGCCTGCTGCCGCGCTCGGACGGGGCTCAGGCCGCGTGGAACCTGCGCCTGCCGAGCTCGCCCGACGGACGCGTGACGGTCACGTACGACATGACCCGGCTGCAGCGTCTGCCCACCGCGCGGCGCTACCTGGTGACCCTGGGCGGCGAGGATCTCGTCGATCCCGCCACGGTCATCGCGCGGATGGACTACGAGCACCCGGTCTACACGGCCGAGACCGTCGCGGCCCAGCGACGACTTCCCGAGATCGACACCGATCGCATCGTCTTCGCCGGTGCCTACCACGGCTGGGGATTCCACGAGGACGGCGCTCGGTCGGGCGCCGAGGCCGTGCGGAGGCTCGGGCTGGGCGCCCCCGCCCCCGCAGCCCGCGCCCCGGAGGTCTTCCGCACCACCGTCGGCCATCGCCGGACGCAGCCGTTCACCCGGTCGTTCGAGCAGCGGTCCTCGACGTGGGTCGTCGACATCGACCAGCAGGCCGCACGGCAGGCGGGACAGTCGCGGTGGCGCCGGGTGACCGGCGGCACGATCGAGTCGCGCGACCACCTCGGCGACCCGAAGGCCACGCTGCGCCAGAACCTGGCGGCGTTCCTGGCCCGGAACGGACTCGAGCTCGGCGACGCGACCGTGCGCCTGATGGCCCACCCCCGAGCCTTCGGCTTCTGCTTCAACCCGATCAGCGTGTGGTGGTGCACGACGCCCGACGGCACTGCGCTGGCCACGGTCGTCGAGGTCCACAACACCTACGGCGACCGCCATGCCTACCTGTTCGACGGCGGCACCGAGACGGAGCGCCGGGTCGACAAGGCGATGTACGTCTCGCCGTTCCACGGCGTGGAGGGCTCGTACCGGGTGTCGGCCCCCGTGCCGACGGACGCTCTCGACGTCCGCGTCGAGCTCGACCTGCCCCACGGCGGGGCGTTCCAGGCCTCGATCCGGGGCCGGCGGACGTCCGGCCACCGCCGGGCCGCCGTCTCCGGACTCGTCGACCGTCTCGCCATCACCGCGCACGGCCTCGTCCTGTGGGCCCGGCGCCTGCCGATCCACCCTCGTCCCACCCATCACCAGGAAGGTGTCCGATGACGACCCTCAGCCTCTCGGCCTCGCACTGGCCGACCCTGGACCTGCCGTCCCCCTCGCGCGCGACCGACGTCAGGGCCGCCCTGGCGCGACGCCTCTTCGACTCGGCCGTGGAGCGGCTCGACGTGAGCGTGAGGATCGAGGGCCGCACCCTCGGAGCGGGCGGCCCGCTGATGACGATTCACCGTCCCGACGAGTTCTTCCAGCGTCTGGGCGCCCGGCCCTCGACGGGCTTCGGCGAGTCCTACATGACGGGAGCGTGGGACGCGGACGACCTCGGGGCGTTCCTCACGGTGCTGGCCTCGGGGATCCGCACGCTCGTGCCGCGGTCGCTGCAGGTCATGCGCGGTGCCGTCATGCCGCGGCCTCCGCGCGACGAGCGGGGGGACAAGGCCGACACGCAGCGCGTCGTCGGGCATCACTACGACCTCTCGAACGACCTGTTCGAGACCTTCCTGGACCCGACGATGACGTACTCGAGTGCGCTGTTCGAGGAGACCTCGGACGGCACCCCGGTGGTCGGCGGTGACCTGGAGCAGGCCCAGGAGCGGAAGCTCGACCGCCTGCTGGACCTCGCCGGTGTGGGCGAGGGCACCCGCCTGCTGGAGATCGGGTCGGGCTGGGGCTCGCTGGCCATGCGGGCCGCCCGTCGCGGCGCGCGGGTCCGGACGATCACCCTCTCGGTGGCCCAGCAGCAGCTGGCCCGCGAGCGGATCGCCGCGGCCGGCCTGCAGGACCGGATCGACGTCGACCTGTGCGACTACCGCGACGTGAAGGGCCGCTACGACGCCGTGGTGTCGATCGAGATGATCGAGGCCGTCGGCTGGCGCCACTGGGGCACCTACCTCGCGACGATCGACCGGGTGCTCGCGCCCGGGGGACGGGCCGCGATCCAGGCCATCACGATGCCGCACGACCGGATGCGGGTCACCCGCAACACCCAGACCTGGGTCACGACGTACATCTTCCCCGGCGGGTCGCTGCCGTCGGTCCGGGCGCTCGAGGAGGCGACGGCGGGGACGTCGCTGCGCCTCACGTCGACCGAGGCGATCGGAGCCCACTACGCCGAGACGCTGCGCCAGTGGGACGAGAGCTTCCTGGCCGGCGCCGACGAGGTGCGGGCCCTCGGGTTCGATGACACCTTCTGCCGGATGTGGCACTTCTACCTGCAGTACTCGCGAGCCGGGTTCAGCTCGGGCTACCTCGACGATCACCACCTCGTCTTCACGAAGGAGAGCGGACGATGAGCCATCGACAGCGCATCGACGGACTGGCCGGGCAGACCGCGGCCGTGCTCGAGCCGGTCGTGGGGGAGATCCCCGTGCGCCTGGAGTTCTGGGACGGGTCGGTCGTCGGGCCGGCGCGCGGCCCGATCGTGCGCATCACGTCGCCAGCGGCCCTGCGACGCCTGCTGTGGAGCCCGGGCGAGCTCGGCGCCGCGCAGGCGTACGTCTCGGGCGAGGCCGAGATCGAGGGTGACCTCGACGCCGCCCTGACGACGCTGCTGGCCGCGGGGCGCGAGGCAGGACCGGTTCCGCCCGCGCGGACCGCGAGGACGATGGCGCGCGCCCTGCCGCTGCTGATCAGGGCCGGGGCGATCGGTCGCCGCCCGGCGCCCCCGGCGTCCCAGGCGGTCGTCAAGGGACGGCTGCACTCGCGCGACCGCGACCGTGCCGCGATCTCGCACCACTACGACCTGTCGAACGAGTTCTACGAGCAGATCCTCGACCCGACGATGGCCTACTCGTGCGGCTACTACACCTCTGACGACGCCACGCTGCAGCAGGCGCAGGAGGCGAAGCTCTCGCTGATCTGTCGCAAGCTGGGGCTCGGCCCGGGCAGCCGGCTGCTCGACGTCGGGTGCGGCTGGGGATCGCTGACCATCCACGCCGCCCGGGAGTTCGGGGCGCAGGTCAACGCGGTCACGATCGCCGCGGAGCAGCGGGACTTCGTCGCCGAGCGCGTGCGCCGCGCTGGTCTTGAGGACCTCGTCGACGTGCAGCTGTGCGACTACCGCGACGCCGCGGGCGTGTACGACGCCGCCGCGTCGGTCGAGATGGGCGAGCACGTCGGTGCCGAGAACTACCCGGTGTTCGCCGGCGTCCTGCGCGACCGCGTGCGCCCGGGCGGGCGGGTCCTGATCCAGCAGATGTCGCGCACGGGCCGCTGGCCCGGAGGGGGCCCGTTCATCGAGAGCTTCATCGCTCCCGACATGCACATGCGTCCGGTGGGCCAGACGGTCGACCTGCTCGAGCAGTCCGGTCTGGAGGTGCGCGACGTCCACGCCCTGCGCGAGCACTACGTGCGCACCGTCGCCGGCTGGATCGAGAACTTCGAGGCCCACACCGACCGCCTGACCGAGCTGGTCGGCGAGGAGGTCGTGCGCGTCTGGCGGCTCTACCTCGCGGGAGGCGCCGCGGCGTTCCGCGACGGTCGCATGGGCGTCGACCAGATCCTGGCGGTGCGTCCCGGAGCGCCGCACGGCCTCGACCGCGAGCCGCGCGCATGGTGACCGTCCTGGCGGCACTGGCGGGGGTCGCGCTGGTGATGACGGCCGGCGCCGTGGCGTCCCGCGTCAGGAACACGTTCGCGATCGTGGACGTCGCCTGGCCGGTGGCCTTCGGCGTGGGCATGGCGGCAGCGACGACGGTGGGCCTCGCAGGTGATCTCGGGGAGGCCTGGCGAGGCGTGCTCGTACTCGTGCTGGTGCTGCTGTGGTCGGGACGGCTGGCCTCGCACCTCGGAGCGCGGACCTTCGCGGCCGAGGAGGACGACCCGCGGTACCTCGAGTACATGGGCGGCTCGGCGCGGGAGGTGCCGTTCCTCGCGCTCCTGACGAAGGTCTACGGGCTCCAGGCCGTGCTGGTGCTCGCGGTGGGCTACGCGGCGTTCGTGTCGGTCTCGCTGTCGGTTCGCTGGCCGGCCGTCGCGGTCGCCGGCGCGCTGGTCACGGTGGCCGGCGTGGTCCTCGAGGCCGTCGCCGACCGCCAGCTCGCGGTCTACCGTGCGACGCCGAAGCAGGAGCGCGAGCCGGTCCTGTCCTCGGGCGTCTGGTCGTGGAGCCGCCACCCGAACTACTTCGGCGAGGCCGTGACGTGGTGGGGCATCTGGCTCTCGGCCGGCGCGGCGAGCGGGTGGGGGCCGCTGCTGTGGACGCTGCCCGCGCCGATCGTGCTGACCGCGATCGTCACGGTGGTCTCCGGCGTCCGGATCGCGGAGCGACGCATGCGCGGCCGGCCGGGCTGGGAGGAGTACGCCGCCCGGACCTCCGTCTTCGTCCCGCTGCCGCCCCGTCGGAGCTGACGCGCCACACTGGTGACGTGAGTCCCACGGTCCCTGCGCCTCTTCCCTACGACCTCGAGCTGCGCGAGCGCATCGCCGGACACCTGGCCGGGCACGAGCGGCGGGTGGTGGCCGACGAGGGCCGGAGGCACGCGGCGGTGGCCGTCGTCCTCGTCGACTCCGAGCCCGGGGA carries:
- a CDS encoding FAD-dependent oxidoreductase, whose protein sequence is MDAPENTRVAVIGSGISGLSAAWFATQAGARVVLYEADDRLGGHADTHVVAEGSRELAIDTGFIVHNRHTYPVLCRLFDELGVQTQPSEMSLSVHDVATGLEWAGAKGRRGLFPEPRRVLDVGHWRMLAEIPRFHRAARRLLASPPEAGDPTLDEFLDRHRFSDRLRRHFIRALVAAVWSCDPEIAGRYPARHLFAFLANHGMLAVFGSPRWRTVVGGSHDYVRRIAKELPDIRVSTPVTGIEEDVDGVTVLDAGGGRERFDRVVVATHPRQALAMLSAPTPAQREVLAAMPYSPNPALLHTDESLLPRSDGAQAAWNLRLPSSPDGRVTVTYDMTRLQRLPTARRYLVTLGGEDLVDPATVIARMDYEHPVYTAETVAAQRRLPEIDTDRIVFAGAYHGWGFHEDGARSGAEAVRRLGLGAPAPAARAPEVFRTTVGHRRTQPFTRSFEQRSSTWVVDIDQQAARQAGQSRWRRVTGGTIESRDHLGDPKATLRQNLAAFLARNGLELGDATVRLMAHPRAFGFCFNPISVWWCTTPDGTALATVVEVHNTYGDRHAYLFDGGTETERRVDKAMYVSPFHGVEGSYRVSAPVPTDALDVRVELDLPHGGAFQASIRGRRTSGHRRAAVSGLVDRLAITAHGLVLWARRLPIHPRPTHHQEGVR
- a CDS encoding DUF1295 domain-containing protein; its protein translation is MVTVLAALAGVALVMTAGAVASRVRNTFAIVDVAWPVAFGVGMAAATTVGLAGDLGEAWRGVLVLVLVLLWSGRLASHLGARTFAAEEDDPRYLEYMGGSAREVPFLALLTKVYGLQAVLVLAVGYAAFVSVSLSVRWPAVAVAGALVTVAGVVLEAVADRQLAVYRATPKQEREPVLSSGVWSWSRHPNYFGEAVTWWGIWLSAGAASGWGPLLWTLPAPIVLTAIVTVVSGVRIAERRMRGRPGWEEYAARTSVFVPLPPRRS
- a CDS encoding SAM-dependent methyltransferase, giving the protein MSHRQRIDGLAGQTAAVLEPVVGEIPVRLEFWDGSVVGPARGPIVRITSPAALRRLLWSPGELGAAQAYVSGEAEIEGDLDAALTTLLAAGREAGPVPPARTARTMARALPLLIRAGAIGRRPAPPASQAVVKGRLHSRDRDRAAISHHYDLSNEFYEQILDPTMAYSCGYYTSDDATLQQAQEAKLSLICRKLGLGPGSRLLDVGCGWGSLTIHAAREFGAQVNAVTIAAEQRDFVAERVRRAGLEDLVDVQLCDYRDAAGVYDAAASVEMGEHVGAENYPVFAGVLRDRVRPGGRVLIQQMSRTGRWPGGGPFIESFIAPDMHMRPVGQTVDLLEQSGLEVRDVHALREHYVRTVAGWIENFEAHTDRLTELVGEEVVRVWRLYLAGGAAAFRDGRMGVDQILAVRPGAPHGLDREPRAW
- a CDS encoding bifunctional hydroxymethylpyrimidine kinase/phosphomethylpyrimidine kinase, encoding MSAPVQVPRVLSIAGTDPTGGAGVQADLKSIAAQGGYGMAVVTALVAQNTHGVRSVHVPPVAFLAEQLDAVSDDVEIDAVKIGMLAGREVMETVSAWLDRARPPVVVLDPVMVATSGDRLLDADAEEALRGLLPRVDLITPNVPELAVFAEEAPATSWGEVLAQASRVSAAYGVRVLAKGGHLDGESVPDALVDGSRVVEFTGARITTTSTHGTGCSLSSAVATIVARTGSWEQATADAKRWLAESIAHGEDLRVGSGHGPVSHFAGLWARGGLTTRLTAAEVERDWWDAVADVRAAIDDLGFVRGLGDGTLSKEAFGWYLAQDALYLRDYARVLAEASRLAPTLGEQAFWASGAHGALVTELALHTDWLGGVEPAAPSATTTAYLDHLLATAARGDHRVLAAAVLPCYWIYADLGERLRGLATDGHPYRDWLLTYGDPAFESATEQAIVVVTRLAAEADDATRDAMWRAFRASCEHELAFFAAPPDGTV
- a CDS encoding SAM-dependent methyltransferase — its product is MTTLSLSASHWPTLDLPSPSRATDVRAALARRLFDSAVERLDVSVRIEGRTLGAGGPLMTIHRPDEFFQRLGARPSTGFGESYMTGAWDADDLGAFLTVLASGIRTLVPRSLQVMRGAVMPRPPRDERGDKADTQRVVGHHYDLSNDLFETFLDPTMTYSSALFEETSDGTPVVGGDLEQAQERKLDRLLDLAGVGEGTRLLEIGSGWGSLAMRAARRGARVRTITLSVAQQQLARERIAAAGLQDRIDVDLCDYRDVKGRYDAVVSIEMIEAVGWRHWGTYLATIDRVLAPGGRAAIQAITMPHDRMRVTRNTQTWVTTYIFPGGSLPSVRALEEATAGTSLRLTSTEAIGAHYAETLRQWDESFLAGADEVRALGFDDTFCRMWHFYLQYSRAGFSSGYLDDHHLVFTKESGR
- the thiE gene encoding thiamine phosphate synthase, whose amino-acid sequence is MSADLSVYLVTDAAVAASRGREVVEVVAEAAAGGVTAVQVREKEAPAADFLATVVAVSEVLPEHVALIVNDRVDVFLAARARGARVTGVHLGQADLPSAVVRELVGPEALIGLSAATPAELTAAELDPGRVGYVGIGVLRATTTKPDAPPPLGIEGFERLARSTSLPAVAIGGITSADLPALRAAGAAGAAVASSICGAADPRAAAREHADAWGLA